A region from the Elusimicrobiota bacterium genome encodes:
- a CDS encoding O-antigen ligase family protein, translating into MKITNINLRSFILFIPLILVTLLSGGRYPLQFTVFVLSVSALWGLKKYFLPHFPSVKMVGSQVFGIAGCMAVWFVITGIFNCKNVEAYIWQIVIMATVFTYSYFLFLCLPRIQGGSVAFELVITVIVLIEAMLGFYQYWGLHGMPVGTFTNTNHYAILLVTGILLALNSLMLKFSLTNALARIPLAGLFFMVLMLTHSRSAVLCLVLGLAVLVYYYWKKYGIAVLLAVSLAVIGFTPSVVVEKFVKTYDTDVYQNTAVRVEMIKIAFRAIAESPVVGHGVDGYLIKYRQLSNGVSITPINPVCYARESMFVHNEFLQLAVEYGLPMLVLFLYLLYTFFVSGGLSTVNIGYKTVAGCLLAQGMMEFNLHLPALLVLLLVIIVLSVTSESETSDMVVSWKIRTGINTGIVIIAIIAVMSVIPSLSKVLPWSIEKTLLQRFYDPGDVYSQIDDKYALAFTRLFELSPKKALYYNDYGEICPKMGIPSVFTLKYYNKALELEPLYLTARMNLALSYALIGEKQLALRELRKVEFIKKYIESTYDIKSLDEYSKRITYIDTQLYERVKQGCK; encoded by the coding sequence ATGAAGATAACAAATATTAACCTCCGCAGTTTCATATTGTTTATTCCTTTAATACTAGTAACACTGCTTTCAGGTGGGAGGTATCCGTTACAGTTTACCGTATTTGTTTTGTCAGTATCTGCGTTATGGGGATTAAAAAAGTATTTTTTACCTCATTTCCCGTCAGTAAAAATGGTAGGGAGTCAGGTTTTTGGGATTGCAGGGTGTATGGCGGTATGGTTTGTTATAACAGGGATTTTTAACTGTAAAAACGTTGAAGCCTATATATGGCAGATAGTGATTATGGCAACGGTATTCACGTATTCATACTTCCTATTTCTGTGTTTACCGAGGATACAGGGGGGTAGTGTTGCGTTTGAACTTGTTATTACTGTGATTGTTTTGATAGAAGCCATGTTAGGGTTTTATCAGTATTGGGGATTACATGGTATGCCCGTCGGGACGTTTACTAATACCAATCACTACGCAATCCTGCTGGTTACCGGCATCCTCCTTGCTCTAAACAGTTTAATGTTGAAGTTTAGTTTAACCAATGCTTTGGCCCGTATCCCGCTTGCGGGATTGTTCTTCATGGTATTAATGCTCACACATTCACGCAGTGCGGTATTATGCCTAGTACTAGGTTTAGCAGTTCTGGTATATTATTATTGGAAAAAATATGGGATTGCGGTATTACTCGCGGTTTCATTAGCAGTGATTGGTTTCACGCCTTCGGTTGTGGTTGAGAAGTTTGTAAAAACTTATGATACCGATGTTTACCAAAATACGGCAGTACGTGTTGAGATGATAAAAATTGCGTTCCGTGCAATCGCGGAATCACCTGTTGTAGGTCACGGGGTGGATGGGTACCTAATAAAGTATAGGCAGTTGAGTAATGGTGTGAGTATTACGCCTATTAATCCGGTGTGTTATGCCCGGGAGTCTATGTTTGTGCATAATGAGTTTCTGCAATTGGCGGTAGAGTACGGGTTACCGATGCTGGTGTTATTTCTATACCTGCTCTACACCTTCTTTGTTTCAGGTGGGCTATCCACTGTAAATATCGGGTATAAAACGGTTGCCGGGTGTTTACTAGCTCAAGGGATGATGGAGTTTAATCTTCATCTTCCTGCGTTACTGGTACTTCTTTTAGTAATTATAGTTTTGAGTGTTACTTCGGAGAGTGAAACCAGTGATATGGTTGTTAGTTGGAAAATCAGGACAGGGATTAATACTGGGATAGTTATTATCGCTATTATAGCGGTCATGTCAGTAATACCATCGCTGTCAAAGGTTTTACCGTGGAGTATAGAAAAAACTTTATTACAGCGGTTTTACGATCCCGGGGATGTATATTCACAGATAGACGATAAGTATGCATTAGCGTTTACAAGGTTATTTGAACTCTCACCAAAGAAAGCTTTGTATTATAATGATTATGGTGAGATATGCCCGAAGATGGGGATTCCAAGTGTATTTACGCTGAAATATTATAATAAAGCTTTAGAACTTGAACCCCTGTACCTCACTGCGAGAATGAACCTCGCATTATCCTATGCGTTGATTGGTGAAAAACAATTGGCGTTACGTGAACTCCGGAAAGTTGAGTTCATAAAAAAATATATAGAGAGTACTTATGATATTAAATCCCTGGATGAGTATAGCAAGAGAATAACGTATATTGATACTCAGTTATATGAGCGTGTAAAACAGGGATGCAAATAG
- a CDS encoding O-antigen ligase family protein gives MYYNNRHLSQGQYSSYLLALLLGFNVLVFGAVDHFAQVIFHLIIMLLTTVLVVVSIIKNDEIEVSTSTVFPLIILITLLLSYICSYTRWNSFPGLVNWICYLLLFLYGHRGKQWKDVVILNLVLTGMALSFIAVYQTVSSVMSYGKFIPATATLMNPNILAGFFVMMIPLIFALRESKTTAGKVEKILALAVLSTGLVLTGSIGAMLSLVLAAGGYYYFKLKKGTAKTLLFAVLGGMVIAILLVKGFDSVDITNRIHWWVVAGKMWISQIFTGIGIDNFDRYYQVYKIAGAENSVYAHSYYLQFLAECGILAFFVLVLGLIMHLVRAVKNVPVFIALTTVLIHNTFEYNLLIPGIACIFWYLLGVSDDNKSVFKFNLSGIPKFCIATLVIGIICIPLFYDIQNFVIDVYNTRGEVRLASGEVLPAKNKFLKALYINPMHSRSLFNTGVAEYIEYKKILGSAIDDTPLVKAYLYEGYWERAKLIEPRYPFERLIRSIVVGRKYEDNKY, from the coding sequence ATGTATTATAACAACCGCCACTTATCTCAAGGGCAGTACTCATCGTATCTTTTGGCGTTACTGTTAGGGTTTAATGTCCTTGTCTTCGGTGCAGTTGACCATTTTGCGCAGGTTATATTCCACTTAATTATAATGCTTCTGACAACCGTTTTAGTAGTGGTAAGTATTATTAAAAACGATGAAATTGAGGTTTCAACCTCCACTGTATTTCCTTTAATAATACTCATAACATTATTATTGTCGTATATATGCTCGTATACGCGATGGAACTCATTCCCCGGGTTGGTAAACTGGATCTGCTACCTGCTGTTGTTTCTTTATGGCCACCGCGGAAAACAGTGGAAAGATGTGGTTATCCTCAATCTCGTATTAACGGGTATGGCATTATCTTTTATCGCTGTTTACCAAACAGTATCCTCTGTAATGAGCTACGGGAAGTTTATTCCCGCAACTGCTACTTTGATGAATCCCAATATTCTTGCCGGTTTTTTTGTGATGATGATACCCTTGATCTTTGCATTGCGTGAAAGTAAGACAACTGCCGGGAAAGTTGAGAAGATACTTGCGCTGGCTGTATTATCAACTGGGTTGGTATTGACCGGTTCAATCGGTGCAATGCTGAGTTTAGTATTAGCGGCGGGAGGGTATTATTATTTTAAGTTAAAAAAAGGTACTGCCAAAACACTGTTATTCGCTGTATTAGGAGGGATGGTTATTGCCATACTCCTGGTGAAGGGATTTGATAGCGTAGATATAACTAACCGTATACACTGGTGGGTGGTTGCAGGGAAAATGTGGATCTCACAAATATTTACCGGTATCGGGATTGATAATTTTGACCGTTATTACCAGGTATACAAAATCGCGGGTGCGGAGAATTCGGTATACGCTCATAGTTATTATCTGCAATTCCTCGCGGAATGCGGGATATTAGCTTTTTTTGTGTTAGTGTTAGGGTTAATAATGCATTTAGTACGCGCGGTTAAGAACGTGCCGGTATTTATTGCGTTAACTACTGTGTTGATACACAATACTTTTGAGTATAACCTCCTTATCCCAGGTATAGCGTGTATATTTTGGTATTTACTTGGAGTATCTGATGACAACAAAAGTGTTTTTAAGTTTAATTTATCAGGAATCCCGAAGTTTTGTATTGCCACGCTTGTTATTGGGATTATTTGTATCCCGCTATTCTATGATATCCAAAATTTTGTAATTGATGTTTATAATACCCGCGGGGAGGTGAGGTTGGCTTCCGGTGAAGTATTACCCGCGAAAAATAAGTTTCTCAAGGCGTTGTACATAAACCCAATGCATTCACGGTCATTGTTTAATACCGGAGTAGCGGAATATATTGAGTATAAAAAAATACTGGGTAGCGCGATTGATGATACACCTTTGGTTAAGGCGTATTTGTATGAAGGATATTGGGAACGCGCTAAGTTAATAGAGCCACGGTATCCATTCGAACGTTTGATTAGAAGTATTGTGGTTGGAAGGAAGTATGAAGATAACAAATATTAA